One genomic window of Halolamina sediminis includes the following:
- the gfo6 gene encoding D-xylose 1-dehydrogenase Gfo6, with product MDIETLAESFDRRDWQELEATDDPVRFAMVGVGWWTREQAMPAVANAELCETTVLVSGDPEKAADVAADVETVEHAISYDAFHDGEASDAYDAVYVVTPNALHLPFVETAAELHKAILCEKPMEATIERAERMVEVVEENDATLMIAYRMQTEPAVRRAKEFVDDGLIGEPIFVNGNMTEPILDLVPDPDQWRLDGELSGGCAVMDIGLYPLNTARYLLGADPERVRGTVASVTPEFDDVPDEHAAFQLDFPGHTFAVCTASQNAHMASHIEVLGTEGRVRIEPAFYPWDDRALTIERGDTSFDVAFEQADQMEEEFEYFSHCVLTGEDPHPDGEHGLADIRAIKAVYEASETGETVEL from the coding sequence ATGGATATCGAGACGCTCGCCGAGTCGTTCGACCGGCGGGATTGGCAGGAACTGGAGGCGACCGACGACCCCGTTCGCTTCGCGATGGTCGGCGTCGGCTGGTGGACCCGCGAGCAGGCGATGCCCGCGGTCGCGAACGCCGAACTGTGTGAGACGACCGTCCTCGTCAGCGGCGACCCAGAGAAGGCCGCCGACGTGGCGGCCGACGTCGAGACCGTCGAGCACGCGATCAGCTACGACGCGTTCCACGACGGGGAAGCGAGCGACGCCTACGACGCGGTGTACGTCGTGACACCGAACGCCCTTCACCTGCCCTTCGTCGAGACGGCCGCCGAACTCCACAAGGCGATCCTCTGTGAGAAGCCGATGGAGGCGACGATCGAGCGCGCTGAACGGATGGTCGAGGTCGTCGAGGAGAACGACGCGACGCTGATGATCGCCTACCGGATGCAGACCGAGCCCGCAGTCCGGCGGGCGAAGGAGTTCGTCGACGACGGCCTCATCGGCGAACCGATCTTCGTCAACGGGAACATGACCGAGCCGATCCTCGATCTCGTCCCCGACCCCGACCAGTGGCGGCTGGACGGCGAGCTCTCCGGCGGCTGTGCGGTGATGGACATCGGGCTCTACCCGCTGAACACCGCGCGATACCTGCTCGGCGCCGACCCCGAGCGCGTTCGCGGCACCGTCGCGTCCGTGACCCCCGAGTTCGACGACGTGCCGGACGAGCACGCCGCGTTCCAACTCGACTTCCCGGGCCACACGTTCGCGGTCTGTACCGCCAGCCAGAACGCCCACATGGCGAGCCACATCGAGGTGCTGGGCACCGAGGGGCGGGTCCGGATCGAGCCGGCGTTCTACCCCTGGGACGACCGCGCGCTCACGATCGAGCGCGGCGACACCAGCTTCGACGTCGCGTTCGAGCAGGCCGACCAGATGGAGGAGGAGTTCGAGTACTTCTCGCACTGCGTGCTGACCGGCGAGGACCCTCACCCGGACGGCGAGCACGGGCTGGCCGATATTCGGGCGATCAAGGCGGTGTACGAGGCCAGCGAGACGGGCGAAACTGTGGAGCTCTGA
- a CDS encoding LamG domain-containing protein → MTTILDTARRRATLLDYLRDGPLDKRDLLDRVAASRSTIDRATEELLDRGLVRAVDGGYEATLAGVLALEQSRAYERDANAIAAAAPALTPLWKESEVDVTFLRNADVSLAADDDVVRLLAELGSAIRNADEVRGVFPQIARPEQLETLYTRANVDANLDLVFSESLFDTLASTFPGWLRGVVLAGAGRVAVGPVPEYGLVVCRAGDDREAFLLTYDDGRLHGVLRNHGDGAAWADERVDTLRDGATDRSARIRALDADLGFTGVGDVTPPFGGVSAIAEGGVEERTEGLLAGGYAVDGGKLRTPAFGAEGACTVSFWIQPNDPDGGWQILLKWDYVAIALRRGELHGMVYDPDREESRAYTAVPVDRLDTGRWQHVAYTYDESRARLYLDGELVDETEDDYPLHIAEIGAALGYHYRDRDTGVHEPTYDGRLYDARLYDVTLSPEEIEGLVTTTGPTAAAWDAE, encoded by the coding sequence ATGACGACGATCCTCGACACCGCGCGGCGGCGGGCGACGCTACTCGACTACCTGCGGGACGGCCCCCTGGACAAGCGTGATCTGCTTGATCGCGTCGCCGCATCCCGTTCGACGATCGACCGCGCGACCGAGGAGCTGCTCGACCGCGGGCTGGTGCGGGCGGTCGACGGCGGGTACGAGGCCACGCTCGCGGGCGTGTTGGCGCTCGAACAGTCCCGGGCGTACGAGCGCGACGCCAACGCCATCGCGGCAGCCGCGCCGGCGCTGACGCCGCTGTGGAAGGAGTCCGAGGTCGACGTGACGTTCCTCCGGAACGCCGACGTCTCGCTGGCGGCCGACGACGACGTGGTCCGGCTCCTCGCGGAGCTCGGCTCGGCGATCCGCAACGCCGACGAGGTCCGAGGCGTGTTCCCCCAGATCGCTCGGCCGGAGCAGTTGGAGACGCTGTACACGCGGGCCAACGTCGACGCCAATCTCGACCTCGTGTTCTCGGAGTCGCTGTTCGACACGCTGGCGTCGACGTTCCCGGGCTGGCTCCGCGGGGTCGTGCTCGCGGGGGCCGGCCGCGTCGCCGTCGGCCCGGTGCCGGAGTACGGACTCGTGGTCTGCCGCGCCGGCGACGACCGCGAGGCGTTCCTGCTCACGTACGACGACGGCCGGCTCCACGGCGTGCTCCGGAACCACGGGGATGGGGCAGCGTGGGCCGACGAGCGGGTCGACACGCTCCGCGACGGCGCGACCGACCGGTCGGCGCGCATCCGGGCGCTCGACGCGGACCTGGGGTTCACGGGCGTCGGTGACGTGACGCCGCCGTTCGGCGGGGTGTCGGCGATCGCTGAAGGGGGTGTCGAGGAGCGGACCGAGGGCCTCCTCGCCGGTGGCTACGCCGTCGACGGCGGGAAGCTCCGAACCCCCGCCTTCGGTGCCGAGGGGGCGTGTACGGTGTCGTTCTGGATACAGCCGAACGACCCCGACGGCGGCTGGCAGATACTCCTCAAGTGGGACTACGTCGCGATCGCGCTCCGGCGCGGGGAGCTCCACGGAATGGTGTACGATCCCGACCGCGAGGAGAGCCGCGCGTACACCGCGGTCCCTGTCGACAGGCTCGACACGGGGCGCTGGCAGCACGTCGCCTACACCTACGACGAGTCCCGCGCCCGGCTGTACCTCGACGGTGAGCTCGTCGACGAGACCGAGGACGACTATCCGCTCCACATCGCCGAGATCGGAGCAGCGCTGGGGTACCACTACCGCGACAGGGACACCGGCGTCCACGAGCCGACGTACGACGGCCGACTGTACGACGCACGGCTCTACGACGTCACGCTCTCGCCCGAGGAGATCGAGGGCCTCGTAACCACGACGGGGCCGACTGCCGCCGCGTGGGACGCCGAGTGA
- the xacF gene encoding 2,5-dioxovalerate dehydrogenase yields the protein MASRSNLIDGEWIDAESGDTFDTHDPANPDEVVGTYPKSSAADAERAVEAAAAATDEWSNTPAPKRGRILSRASGILADKKDELTELLVREEGKTEAEAGGEVQRAIDIFDYYGSKARDIGGEVKSASGGDTVLRTKQEPVGVAGLITPWNYPIAIPAWKIAPALAAGTTAVIKPATLAPGPTHEIAAALDEAGLPDGALNVVTGPGSEVGDVVAGHEAVDAVSFTGSAAVGDIVYDTATEDGKRVQLEMGGKNPTVVSDSADVEKAAKIVSWGAFGVTGQACTACSRAIVYEDVYDEFVDAIVEQAEGIKPGNGLEGGDMGPQVSMDELESTLEYVEVGQEEGASLETGGDALDRKGYFVEPTVFADVDNDSRLAQEEIFGPVLSVIPVSGYDEALAAANDVEYGLSAGIVTNDHTEANSFVDDIDAGVVKVNQQTTGVELHVPFGGMKASSSETFREQGEAGLDFYTISKTVYDSY from the coding sequence ATGGCGAGCAGATCGAATCTCATCGACGGCGAGTGGATCGACGCCGAGAGCGGCGACACGTTCGATACACACGACCCCGCCAACCCGGACGAGGTCGTCGGCACCTACCCCAAGTCCAGCGCGGCGGACGCCGAACGCGCGGTCGAGGCCGCAGCCGCGGCAACCGACGAGTGGAGCAACACGCCCGCCCCGAAACGGGGACGGATCCTCTCGCGGGCGAGCGGGATTCTGGCCGACAAGAAGGATGAACTGACCGAACTGCTGGTCCGCGAGGAGGGGAAGACCGAGGCCGAGGCCGGCGGCGAGGTCCAGCGCGCCATCGACATCTTCGACTACTACGGCTCGAAGGCCCGCGACATCGGCGGCGAGGTGAAAAGCGCCAGCGGCGGCGACACGGTGCTTCGAACCAAACAGGAGCCGGTCGGCGTCGCCGGCCTGATCACGCCGTGGAACTACCCGATCGCGATCCCGGCGTGGAAGATCGCGCCCGCGCTGGCGGCCGGCACGACAGCGGTGATCAAGCCCGCGACGCTCGCGCCCGGCCCGACCCACGAGATCGCCGCGGCGCTCGACGAGGCCGGCCTCCCCGACGGCGCGCTCAACGTCGTCACCGGGCCCGGCAGCGAGGTCGGCGACGTGGTCGCCGGCCACGAGGCCGTCGACGCCGTCTCATTCACCGGCAGCGCCGCAGTTGGCGACATTGTCTACGACACCGCGACCGAGGACGGCAAGCGCGTCCAATTGGAGATGGGCGGGAAAAACCCCACCGTCGTCTCGGACTCGGCTGACGTGGAGAAGGCCGCCAAGATCGTCTCTTGGGGCGCCTTCGGCGTGACGGGACAGGCCTGTACCGCCTGCTCGCGGGCGATCGTCTACGAGGACGTGTACGACGAGTTCGTCGACGCGATCGTCGAGCAGGCCGAGGGGATCAAGCCCGGCAACGGGCTCGAAGGCGGCGACATGGGCCCGCAGGTCAGCATGGACGAGCTCGAAAGCACGCTCGAGTACGTCGAGGTCGGGCAGGAGGAAGGTGCGAGCCTCGAGACCGGCGGCGACGCGCTCGACCGCAAGGGGTACTTCGTCGAGCCGACGGTGTTCGCCGACGTCGACAACGACAGCCGACTCGCCCAGGAGGAGATCTTCGGGCCGGTGCTGTCGGTGATCCCCGTGAGCGGCTACGACGAAGCGCTCGCGGCCGCCAACGACGTGGAGTACGGGCTCTCGGCGGGCATCGTCACGAACGATCACACCGAGGCCAACAGCTTCGTCGACGACATCGATGCCGGCGTGGTGAAAGTCAATCAGCAGACGACCGGCGTCGAACTCCACGTCCCCTTCGGCGGGATGAAGGCCTCCTCCAGCGAGACGTTCCGCGAGCAGGGCGAGGCCGGGCTCGACTTCTACACCATCTCGAAGACGGTGTACGACAGCTACTGA
- a CDS encoding ABC transporter permease has translation MSWRSVARNDLRGAFAARGVWVLTAGLLALFAGLGYAVPRLAGSPEAPFSAYLDVFVSVAVPLFPLVGLVLGYRAVVAARESGTAALALSLPNSRRDLVAGKLLARAVALTGALAVAGVAAGGYLFLSYGDFAAGEYLLVLLATLLYTLAFLGVAVGLSTGLASPRRVIGAAFGTYVLLAMLWGSLVDAVVIVLFRFQPPMAQPTWVEFAQFVEPGTSLNYLLAAELGVGTAPPAAVVGTEPFVSTAGALTALLAWLGLPVLLGFVRFQRSEL, from the coding sequence ATGAGTTGGCGCTCGGTCGCTCGGAACGACCTCCGGGGCGCGTTCGCGGCGCGGGGAGTGTGGGTGCTGACCGCCGGATTGCTCGCGCTATTTGCGGGGTTGGGCTACGCCGTCCCGCGGCTTGCCGGGTCGCCCGAAGCGCCGTTCTCGGCGTACCTCGACGTGTTCGTGTCGGTCGCCGTCCCGCTGTTCCCGCTCGTCGGGCTGGTGCTGGGCTACCGTGCGGTCGTCGCCGCCCGGGAGTCGGGCACCGCCGCGCTGGCGCTCTCGCTGCCGAACTCCCGGCGCGATCTGGTAGCCGGGAAACTCCTCGCCCGCGCGGTGGCGCTGACGGGCGCGCTCGCTGTCGCGGGCGTGGCCGCCGGCGGCTACCTGTTCCTCAGCTACGGCGACTTCGCGGCCGGCGAGTACCTGCTCGTGCTGCTGGCGACGCTGCTGTACACGCTCGCCTTCCTCGGGGTCGCGGTCGGCCTCTCGACGGGGTTGGCGAGTCCGCGCCGCGTGATCGGCGCCGCGTTCGGGACGTACGTGCTGCTGGCGATGCTCTGGGGGTCGCTGGTTGACGCCGTAGTGATCGTGCTGTTCCGGTTCCAACCGCCGATGGCGCAGCCGACCTGGGTCGAGTTCGCGCAGTTCGTCGAACCGGGAACGAGCCTGAACTACCTCCTCGCGGCCGAACTCGGCGTCGGAACGGCGCCGCCGGCGGCCGTCGTCGGGACCGAACCGTTCGTCTCGACGGCGGGGGCGCTGACGGCGCTGCTCGCGTGGCTCGGGCTCCCGGTACTACTCGGCTTCGTCCGGTTCCAGCGGAGCGAACTCTGA
- a CDS encoding bifunctional ADP-dependent NAD(P)H-hydrate dehydratase/NAD(P)H-hydrate epimerase — protein sequence MITSRRMAAVDRNAAALGVPLRALMESSGNAVARRVRELTARGDSVTLVCGRGNNGGDALVAARFLDDRDVEVKLLGRPESITTEIARANWEALEAAEIDAEIVTDSHAFDLDDPDLLVDAMLGTGITGELREPEASAAHAINDSAAPVLAVDVPSGVDADTAATPVGVVEAEHVVTFHDLKPGLAEHADVTVADIGIPAAAEEVVGPGDVAVLGAGGSRKGDSGQTFVIGGGPYTGAPALAAGASLSAGADLAFVACPESVFAPIAGYSEDLIVQPYGDDGENSTTDHLAPEHVPELVDTAERHDDTVILGPGLGRHPETEDAARQFLAEFSGTAVVDADALPLVPEVDTDAALVLTPNRSELAELDGPEADDLVAHADEIRELAADLGHTILAKGVVDVITDGETVRRCRAGTPGMTVGGTGDTLAGIVAALLSRAAPFEAACVGSYVNGRAAELLDRGDGLRATELQETIPAALEGGDDD from the coding sequence ATGATCACGAGCAGGCGCATGGCCGCGGTCGACCGCAACGCCGCGGCGCTGGGCGTGCCGCTCCGGGCGTTGATGGAGTCCTCGGGCAACGCGGTCGCCCGGCGGGTCCGGGAACTGACGGCCCGGGGCGACTCGGTGACGCTGGTCTGTGGCCGGGGGAACAACGGCGGCGACGCGCTCGTCGCCGCGCGCTTCCTCGACGACCGCGATGTCGAGGTGAAGTTGCTGGGTCGCCCCGAGAGCATCACGACCGAGATCGCCCGAGCGAACTGGGAGGCGCTCGAAGCCGCCGAAATCGATGCCGAGATCGTGACCGACTCCCACGCGTTCGACCTCGACGACCCGGACCTGCTCGTCGACGCGATGCTCGGGACGGGGATCACGGGCGAGCTCCGGGAGCCGGAAGCCAGCGCGGCCCACGCGATCAACGACAGCGCGGCGCCGGTCCTCGCGGTGGACGTCCCTTCGGGCGTGGACGCGGACACGGCCGCGACGCCGGTCGGGGTCGTCGAGGCCGAGCACGTCGTCACGTTCCACGACCTGAAGCCGGGGCTCGCCGAGCACGCCGACGTGACCGTCGCGGACATTGGCATCCCCGCGGCCGCCGAGGAAGTGGTCGGGCCGGGCGACGTGGCGGTGCTCGGCGCGGGCGGCAGCCGCAAGGGCGACAGCGGCCAGACGTTCGTGATCGGCGGCGGCCCCTACACCGGCGCGCCCGCCCTCGCCGCCGGCGCGTCGCTGTCGGCCGGCGCGGATCTCGCGTTCGTCGCCTGCCCGGAATCGGTGTTCGCCCCGATCGCGGGCTACTCCGAGGACCTGATCGTCCAGCCCTACGGCGACGACGGTGAGAACTCGACCACGGACCACCTCGCACCGGAACACGTCCCGGAACTCGTCGACACGGCAGAGCGCCACGACGACACGGTGATTCTCGGCCCGGGGCTCGGTCGACATCCCGAGACCGAGGACGCCGCCCGGCAGTTCCTCGCCGAGTTCTCGGGCACCGCGGTCGTCGACGCCGACGCGCTCCCGCTCGTGCCCGAAGTCGACACCGATGCGGCGCTGGTGCTCACCCCGAACCGCTCCGAACTGGCGGAGCTGGATGGCCCCGAGGCGGACGACCTCGTGGCCCACGCCGACGAGATCCGCGAGCTCGCGGCCGATCTCGGCCACACGATCCTCGCGAAAGGCGTGGTGGACGTGATCACCGACGGCGAGACGGTGCGGCGCTGTCGGGCCGGCACGCCCGGGATGACCGTCGGCGGCACCGGCGACACGCTGGCGGGCATCGTCGCCGCGCTGCTCTCCCGCGCCGCGCCGTTCGAGGCGGCCTGCGTCGGCAGTTACGTCAACGGCCGTGCCGCCGAACTGCTCGATCGAGGCGATGGCCTGCGCGCGACCGAACTCCAAGAGACCATCCCGGCGGCGCTCGAAGGGGGCGACGATGACTGA
- the hflX gene encoding GTPase HflX, with protein sequence MPTDRAVVAKRVDEGEADLEEISELTRSAGYEVVGELTQRRTQDAAYHFGEGKVDELAALVRETGADTVVVDNEMGPFQTYNVGGKLPEGVDVLDRFTLILELFGQRAQTRKAQLQVELAELRYELPRAEAKASLAKRDERPGFMGLGEYDESREQDIKNQIARISEELDQIAEKEEKRRAQRRDQGFDLVALAGYTNAGKSTLLRRLASELDVDENEEQHPDLDSTAESEDRLFTTLGTTTRKADTGTREVLLTDTVGFVSDLPHWLVESFKSTLDSVYYADLVLLVVDAAEPVEEMRQKLVTSHDTLSDRNEAPIVTVFNKADKLSEPEIERRERALSGLAPNPIVVSGKTGENVDRLRERVERELPDWEQERLLLPVTDEAMSVVSWIHDNGNVQEESYGDQQVVIEFEAPPEVVSKARSKAAELESVAVDAEAGGA encoded by the coding sequence ATTCCGACTGATCGCGCGGTCGTCGCCAAGCGCGTCGACGAAGGCGAGGCGGACCTCGAAGAGATAAGCGAGCTCACCCGCTCGGCGGGGTACGAGGTCGTCGGCGAGCTGACCCAGCGCCGGACGCAGGACGCCGCCTACCACTTCGGCGAGGGGAAAGTCGACGAGCTCGCTGCGCTCGTGCGAGAGACCGGCGCCGACACTGTCGTCGTCGACAACGAGATGGGGCCGTTCCAGACGTACAATGTCGGGGGGAAGCTGCCCGAGGGCGTCGACGTGCTGGACCGGTTCACCCTGATCCTCGAACTGTTCGGCCAGCGCGCCCAGACGCGGAAGGCCCAGCTACAGGTCGAGCTCGCGGAGCTACGCTACGAGCTCCCACGGGCCGAGGCCAAAGCCAGCCTCGCCAAACGCGACGAGCGACCGGGGTTCATGGGGCTGGGGGAGTACGACGAGTCCCGCGAGCAGGACATCAAGAACCAGATCGCCCGGATCTCCGAGGAGCTCGACCAGATCGCCGAGAAGGAGGAGAAACGGCGGGCCCAGCGCCGCGATCAGGGGTTCGACCTCGTCGCGCTGGCGGGGTACACCAACGCCGGGAAGTCGACGCTGCTGCGCCGACTCGCGAGCGAACTCGACGTCGACGAGAACGAGGAACAGCACCCGGACCTCGACTCCACCGCGGAGTCGGAGGATCGACTGTTCACCACGCTCGGCACCACGACGCGGAAGGCCGATACGGGCACGCGGGAGGTGCTGCTGACCGACACGGTCGGGTTCGTCTCGGACCTCCCCCACTGGCTGGTGGAGTCGTTCAAGTCGACGCTGGACTCGGTGTACTACGCCGACCTCGTGCTGCTAGTCGTCGACGCCGCCGAGCCTGTCGAGGAGATGCGTCAGAAGCTGGTGACCTCCCACGACACGCTCTCGGACCGCAACGAGGCGCCGATCGTCACGGTGTTCAACAAGGCCGACAAGCTCTCGGAGCCGGAGATCGAGCGCCGCGAGCGCGCGCTCTCGGGGCTGGCGCCCAACCCCATCGTCGTCTCGGGGAAGACCGGCGAGAACGTCGACCGCCTGCGCGAGCGCGTCGAGCGCGAGCTGCCCGACTGGGAGCAGGAGCGACTGCTGCTCCCAGTGACCGACGAGGCGATGAGCGTCGTCTCGTGGATCCACGACAACGGGAACGTTCAGGAGGAGTCCTACGGCGACCAGCAGGTCGTGATCGAGTTCGAGGCGCCACCGGAAGTGGTGTCGAAGGCGCGCTCGAAGGCAGCGGAGTTGGAGTCAGTCGCGGTCGACGCCGAGGCTGGTGGGGCCTGA
- a CDS encoding thioredoxin family protein → MSETFEKPHRLDTGDELDELVAEHDVVLVDFYTKGCTLCQSIEPVVGNVARATDATVAMLNPQTDLDLVDEYGIKSVPTLLLFEDGEVVGRMASGFDGTESIVEFVTENSSAERR, encoded by the coding sequence ATGAGCGAAACGTTCGAGAAACCGCACCGACTCGACACCGGCGATGAACTCGACGAACTGGTCGCCGAACACGACGTGGTCCTCGTCGACTTCTACACCAAGGGCTGTACGCTCTGTCAGTCGATCGAGCCCGTCGTGGGCAACGTCGCCCGTGCGACCGACGCGACTGTCGCGATGCTGAACCCCCAGACCGATCTGGATCTCGTCGACGAGTACGGGATCAAGAGCGTCCCGACGCTGCTGCTGTTCGAGGACGGCGAAGTCGTCGGCCGGATGGCTAGCGGCTTCGATGGAACCGAGTCGATCGTCGAGTTCGTGACCGAGAACAGCAGCGCCGAGCGCCGGTGA
- a CDS encoding MBL fold metallo-hydrolase has translation MVHSTWGDWFVREEVEAADPGDGVVGWYLGCNGFVLRSASTTIYVDPYFGDGDPPNIVRMIPVPIDPTDATDCDAVLVSHEHIDHMHPPSYGPLVNDLGADLYAPAASYESPDYDADLDAPEDRRNVIAAGETFDVGDFTVHVRGANDPDAIEPVSYVVEHESGTFVHAGDSRPAPDAFPEIAAEFDVSVGALAFGSVGEIYKHDLGRGERTRWYMDENQVIEAANQLELDRLLPTHHDMWQGVGADPKVLHEHAASFPYPRVLEVPHVGCSFRLDEPGIRRMGALDG, from the coding sequence ATGGTTCACTCGACGTGGGGCGACTGGTTCGTACGCGAGGAGGTCGAGGCGGCCGATCCCGGCGACGGCGTCGTCGGCTGGTACCTCGGCTGTAACGGGTTCGTGCTGCGCTCGGCGTCGACGACGATCTACGTCGACCCGTACTTCGGCGACGGCGACCCGCCGAACATCGTCCGCATGATTCCCGTCCCGATCGACCCCACCGACGCCACTGACTGCGACGCCGTCCTCGTCAGCCACGAACACATCGACCACATGCACCCGCCGTCGTACGGCCCACTGGTGAACGACCTCGGCGCCGACCTCTACGCGCCCGCGGCGTCCTACGAGTCGCCGGACTACGACGCCGACCTCGACGCTCCGGAGGATCGTCGAAACGTGATCGCCGCGGGCGAGACGTTCGACGTCGGCGACTTCACCGTCCACGTCCGCGGGGCGAACGATCCCGACGCGATCGAGCCCGTGAGCTACGTCGTCGAACACGAGTCGGGGACGTTCGTCCACGCCGGCGACAGCCGGCCCGCACCCGACGCGTTCCCCGAGATCGCCGCGGAGTTCGACGTCTCCGTCGGCGCGCTGGCGTTCGGTTCCGTCGGGGAGATCTACAAGCACGATCTCGGCCGCGGGGAGCGAACGCGGTGGTACATGGACGAAAATCAGGTGATCGAGGCCGCGAACCAACTCGAACTCGACCGGCTGCTCCCGACCCACCACGACATGTGGCAGGGCGTCGGTGCCGATCCAAAAGTGCTCCACGAACACGCCGCCTCGTTCCCCTACCCGCGAGTGCTGGAAGTGCCCCACGTCGGCTGCTCGTTCCGGCTCGACGAGCCGGGGATCCGGCGGATGGGGGCGCTGGACGGGTAG
- the moaC gene encoding cyclic pyranopterin monophosphate synthase MoaC, whose product MTENDDVAGVTPDGELTHTTDDGDVQMVDVGEKPDTGRRAVTRGEIRLTESTVDAVRADEIGKGDVLATARIGAIQAVKHTWETIPMCHQIPITNVDTEFSVGDDRIELEVAVETTGKTGCEMEAIQGVTTGLGVVWDMVKAAEKEVVDEGESVEASGYPGTEISGVEVVSKEKREL is encoded by the coding sequence ATGACTGAGAACGACGACGTGGCCGGCGTCACACCGGACGGCGAACTGACCCACACCACCGACGACGGCGACGTGCAGATGGTCGACGTGGGCGAGAAGCCCGACACCGGCCGGCGCGCGGTCACGCGGGGAGAGATCCGGCTCACCGAGTCGACGGTCGACGCCGTCCGCGCCGACGAGATCGGGAAGGGCGACGTGCTCGCGACCGCCCGCATCGGCGCGATTCAGGCCGTCAAGCACACGTGGGAGACGATCCCGATGTGCCACCAGATCCCGATCACGAACGTCGACACGGAGTTCTCGGTCGGCGACGACCGAATCGAACTGGAGGTGGCGGTCGAGACGACCGGGAAGACCGGCTGCGAGATGGAGGCGATCCAGGGCGTGACGACGGGGCTCGGCGTCGTCTGGGACATGGTGAAAGCCGCCGAGAAGGAGGTCGTCGACGAGGGAGAGTCGGTCGAGGCCAGTGGCTACCCGGGGACGGAGATTTCGGGCGTCGAGGTCGTGAGCAAGGAGAAGCGGGAGCTCTGA
- a CDS encoding fumarylacetoacetate hydrolase family protein: protein MRYYRHERDGDAHLLAVADGEARDLTAIKPRLGSFRDLAAAGDVANSGVDALAAELFAEAPVVEFSVVELERPVAPGEVWAAGVTYEISEQAREEESGMADVYLDVYDAERPEIFFKATPSRTVGPGGAIGVRGDSDWNVPEPELGLVLYDGEIVGYTVGNDVSSREIEGANPLYLPQAKVYDRCCSIGPCVVGADSVPDPHDLGMSMRIERDGETVYDDATSTAEMARSCEELADCWRAHNAVPELGVLLTGTSLVPEDEFTLSPGDTVRIDIEGIGELVNPVIEV from the coding sequence ATGCGCTACTACCGCCACGAGCGCGACGGCGATGCCCACCTCCTCGCCGTCGCCGACGGCGAGGCTCGGGATCTGACGGCGATCAAACCCCGGCTGGGATCGTTCCGCGATCTCGCCGCGGCCGGAGACGTCGCGAACAGCGGCGTCGACGCGCTGGCCGCCGAGCTGTTCGCCGAGGCGCCTGTCGTCGAGTTCTCCGTCGTCGAGCTCGAACGCCCCGTCGCGCCCGGGGAGGTGTGGGCCGCCGGCGTCACCTACGAGATCAGCGAGCAGGCCCGCGAAGAGGAGAGCGGGATGGCCGACGTGTACCTCGACGTGTACGACGCCGAGCGCCCCGAGATCTTCTTCAAGGCCACGCCGAGCCGGACGGTCGGCCCCGGCGGCGCCATCGGCGTCCGCGGCGACTCCGACTGGAACGTCCCCGAGCCCGAACTGGGGCTCGTACTGTACGATGGCGAGATCGTCGGCTACACCGTCGGCAACGACGTGAGCAGCCGCGAGATCGAGGGGGCGAACCCACTCTACCTCCCGCAGGCGAAAGTGTACGACCGCTGCTGTTCGATCGGCCCCTGTGTCGTGGGCGCCGACAGCGTCCCGGATCCCCACGACCTCGGGATGTCGATGCGCATCGAGCGCGACGGCGAGACCGTCTACGACGACGCCACCTCGACCGCGGAGATGGCCCGGAGCTGCGAGGAGCTCGCCGACTGCTGGCGGGCCCACAACGCGGTGCCGGAGCTGGGCGTGCTGCTCACCGGCACTTCGCTCGTCCCCGAGGACGAGTTCACCCTCAGTCCCGGCGACACGGTCCGCATCGACATCGAGGGGATCGGGGAGCTCGTGAACCCCGTCATCGAGGTCTGA